Proteins from a single region of Rhea pennata isolate bPtePen1 chromosome 4, bPtePen1.pri, whole genome shotgun sequence:
- the NIPAL1 gene encoding magnesium transporter NIPA3: SPGPGPSRRPQPAAMGQREALPAPPPCRPGAVLPLPCHDSYHAWCQIINVSAPRSSFLSSVDKTLNETSRSVSALAGSRCRLYVGLALAIGSSIFIGASFILKKKGLLRLATKGVTRAGQGGYSYLKEWLWWAGLLSMGLGEAANFAAYTFAPATLVTPLGALSVLISAILSSYFLNEKLNIHGKLGCILSVLGSTVMVIHAPEEEEVTSLDEMEVKLQDPAFVAFAAVITAIALVLIFIVAPWRGQTNILIYILICSVIGAFSVSSVKGLGIAIKQMLEGKPVYRHPLLYVLVGILVLSVSTQINYLNKALDVFNTSLVTPIYYVCFTTTVVTCSIILFKEWNSMDLGDIIGTLSGFCSIIIGIFLLHAFKNANITWNQLMSTVVKESSLPYHEYESCHTLLENMESPTLAHEEDNVLFSQGRSQAAVLQ, from the exons gtGCCGTGCTCCCCTTGCCTTGCCACGACTCTTACCACGCGTGGTGCCAGATCATCAACGTGTCCGCACCCCGCTCCTCTTTCCTCAGCTCCGTGGACAAGACTCTCAATGAAACGAGCCGCAGCGTCTCCGCGCTTGCGGGCAGCAGGTGCCGGCTCTATGTCGGCTTGGCTTTGGCAATAGGTTCCAGTATCTTTATTGGAGCCAGTTTCATTCTGAAGAAGAAGGGCCTGTTGAGACTGGCCACCAAAGGAGTCACCAGAGCAG gaCAGGGTGGATATTCTTATTTGAAGGAATGGCTTTGGTGGGCTGGATTACTGTCAA TGGGATTAGGAGAAGCTGCCAACTTTGCTGCCTACACCTTTGCGCCTGCAACCTTGGTCACTCCCTTGGGCGCGCTGAGTGTTCTTATAAG TGCTATATTGTCctcttactttttaaatgagaagCTGAACATCCACGGAAAGCTGGGCTGCATACTGAGCGTTCTGGGGTCTACGGTCATGGTTATTCATGCccccgaggaggaggaggtcacCTCATTAGATGAGATGGAAGTAAAGCTGCAAGATCCAG CGTTTGTTGCATTTGCTGCTGTCATAACAGCCATTGCCCTCGTGCTGATTTTTATTGTGGCTCCGTGGAGAGGTCAGACAAATATATTGAtctacattttaatttgttcagtCATTGGTGCCTTCTCTGTCTCATCTGTGAAAGGCCTGGGCATTGCCATTAAGCAAATGCTGGAGGGGAAGCCAGTTTATCGCCATCCACTGCTTTATGTTTTGGTGGGAATCTTAGTGCTCTCGGTCAGCACTCAGATCAACTATCTCAACAAAGCACTGGACGTGTTTAATACGTCTCTAGTGACACCTATTTATTATGTGTGCTTCACCACTACGGTGGTAACGTGCTCCATCATCCTGTTCAAGGAGTGGAACAGCATGGACCTGGGGGACATCATTGGCACCCTGAGTGGGTTCTGCAGTATCATCATAGGCATTTTTCTCTTGCACGCTTTCAAAAATGCTAATATCACCTGGAATCAGTTGATGTCCACGGTTGTAAAAGAATCTTCATTGCCATACCATGAGTACGAATCCTGTCATACCTTGCTGGAGAACATGGAAAGCCCAACTTTGGCACATGAAGAGGACAACGTTTTATTCAGTCAAGGAAGATCTCAAGCAGCCGTTCTTCAGTGA
- the TXK gene encoding tyrosine-protein kinase TXK codes for MCKRQLVQEFKKKPLPPLPPEALEDYAEKVKVIALYDFFARGPSDLTLKKSEEYIILEKYDPHWWKARDQYGNEGLIPSNYVTENKQNNIETYQWYCKNINRSQAELLLRQKSKEGAFVVRDSSQQGFLTLSVYSRSKGSHSGDIRHYQIKKNHLEQYYVAEKYLFSSIPELIQYHQQNAAGLITRLRHPVGSLGCSSPATAGFSYEEWELNPSELTFMKELGRGQFGVVQLGKWKASIKVAIKTIHEGAMSEDDFIEEAKVMMHLSHPKLVQLYGVCTHHRPLYVVTEFMENGCLLNYLRQRRGKLSRDVLLGMCQDVCEGMQYLERNRFIHRDLAARNCLVNARHIVKVSDFGMARYVIDDEYISSSGAKFPIKWSSPEVFHFKKYSSKSDVWSFGVLMWEVFTEGRMPFENKSNSEVVREISEGNRLYRPYLASHAVYKVMYSCWHEKPEGRPTFAELLETLTDITEMG; via the exons ATG TGCAAGAGGCAGTTAGTTCAAGAGTTTAAGAAGAAGCCGTTACCTCCTCTCCCTCCGGAGGCCTTGGAAGACTACGCAGAAAAGGTCAAAGTCATTGCGCTCTACGACTTTTTTGCTAGAGGACCCTCTGATTTAACACTCAAGAAGTCGGAAGAATACATTATCCTTGAAAAGTATGATCCTCACTGGTGGAAGGCACGAGACCAGTACGG GAATGAAGGTCTAATTCCCAGCAACTACGTAACTGAGAACAAGCAAAACAATATAGAAACGTACCA GTGGTACTGCAAAAACATAAACAGGAGCCAGGCAGAACTTCTATTACGGCAGAAG tccAAAGAAGGCGCGTTTGTGGTCAGAGATTCGAGCCAACAGGGATTTCTCACGCTGTCCGTGTATTCGCGGTCTAAAGG AAGTCATAGCGGAGACATCCGACATTACCAAATTAAGAAAAACCACCTGGAACAATATTATGTGGcagaaaaatatctcttttcaTCTATTCCTGAACTCATCCAGTATCATCAACAGAACGCTGCAG GGCTCATCACTCGACTCCGGCATCCGGTTGGATCACTGGGATGTTCTTCACCAGCAACAGCAGGGTTTAGTTACG AGGAGTGGGAATTAAACCCATCTGAGCTGACGTTCATGAAGGAGCTTGGGCGCGGGCAGTTTGGAGTCGTTCAGCTGGGTAAATGGAAAGCAAGCATCAAGGTTGCCATCAAAACAATCCACGAAGGTGCAATGTCTGAAGATGATTTCATTGAGGAGGCCAAAGTGATGAT GCACCTATCCCACCCGAAGCTGGTCCAGCTTTACGGAGTGTGCACGCACCACAGGCCCCTCTACGTCGTGACCGAATTCATGGAAAACGGCTGCCTCCTCAACTACCTCCGGCAAAGACGAGGGAAGCTCAGCAGAGACGTCCTGCTAGGCATGTGCCAGGACGTGTGCGAAGGGATGCAGTATctagaaagaaacagatttattcACCGTGATTTA GCTGCACGAAACTGTTTAGTCAACGCTAGACACATTGTTAAAGTATCTGACTTCGGGATGGCAAG gtatgtCATTGATGATGAATATATCAGCTCTTCAGGTGCCAAGTTTCCAATCAAATGGTCATCTCCTGAagtctttcatttcaaaaaatatagcAGCAAATCAGATGTCTGGTCATTTG GTGTACTGATGTGGGAAGTTTTCACAGAAGGCAGAATGCCTTTTGAAAATAAGTCAAATTCTGAAGTTGTCCGTGAGATTTCTGAGGGTAACCGACTTTATCGACCGTATCTAGCATCACATGCTGTGTACAAAGTCATGTACAGCTGCTGGCATGAG aaaccGGAAGGACGTCCTACTTTTGCAGAGTTGCTAGAGACCCTGACAGATATAACGGAGATGGGATAA